ACGAAGTTACACGTACACGGCTGAGACTTGGACATACTCACCTCACCCATAGTTTTCTTCTTCGCAGAGAGGAGCCAGCCGAGTGCACGTACTGTGGGGAACTCCTTTCTGTACTGCATATCCTTACTTATTGCCCGTtgtatggctggtcttccaccatgatgccaatacataaaTGAACCTCTCCGTCATTGTCACTTCCGAGAGTTCTATATAAATTACCTATGGCTCCACCCAGCCCTACTCATGGGTGATGAAGCTCTTTTACCCTTTAGTAGAGTTAAACCAATATTTTAAAAACAGAATACGTGGGTTAATTTGTATCATGCACTGGTTTTAACCTTATCATTCCACTTTTAACTAGTGACACTTTTAGCGATGTTTTGGTCATTATAGCCTTCGTCGCGGCTGCGCCATAAAaacactaatcatcatcatcatcgctatCTCGCTTCTACACCCTAACAATGATGTGGGTTGTTTGCCTTCGTCGCCAGGTCCAGCACTTGGAATTTCCTCATCTGTGCGCACTGTTGACCCACAATAAAAGAGAAATAATTGAGGAGAGAACGTCGTTCGGATAGTTAGTGATGCTGAACAATTGAGTGATAACACACagaaagagaaaagacaacCAAGGCGTGTGTGTGTCTGTAAGTCTTTGTGTGTCAGCACTCAGTACTCAGTTGTGAATGGTTCGACCCATAATATCTAACAACGATGGGTCACATATTACGCGACCATGAACATTTAGACCTTGTGGGACTCTTCCGTCCTATAGAGCTTATGCTAAAACTCTGTAATAGAGTTCAAATGACTATTCTTGAAGTTTATGACGCTGAGAGATGGTCTCATCTCGCTTCATATTCGTTTTCTTTGATGGTGTTCCGCGAGTGTTGTCAAAACCGCTTTTATTAATCTCATTCTATGCCATATTTTTCAGCGTGTGGTGAACGTTTAAACTTCCGAAGGTTACACAGGAATCGATTTTTTACCGACACAGCGCTTTTTTCGGCAGGCAGGTCACTCATGTAGCACTCGTATGCCGAAAAGCGCCGCAAGAGATCATAAAACAAAATGACTACTGCACAAGACATCCTTCATTTTCCTAAAAACGCTGTTATGGAAGCGGGCCCCTGTTGAAAAAACCAGTAAGCTTTAAACTGGAAATGTTATTGGTAAGACTAGAAAAAACTGGCAATACCAGAAACCAGTTCATACTGGTCACTGGATATACTGGATTTTCACGGGGGGCACCGGAAACCGGTGTACACGGGTTACTGGCAATACTAGAGTTTCACTGGATACACTGGAAGCCAGGGTATACTGGATACCGACCGTACTGGGGTACCGCAGTAGAGCAAAATATCGGTGCGCCCCTTACAAAAATGAATGTTGACTTTCTTTTGACCCCTTATGAACATTCTATGTACTGTATTGACTTTTTATTAACATTGACTATTTATTGATATTTTTCAATACGAAGTATAATGACCATGTATTGACTTTGTGTTTATATACAACCTATTGTGTATAGTTCATATACAGCCTACAGAAAATGCATGAGTTTTCTACTTCCACACTTGGAATTGCGCAGTGTTCAAAAGAACTCCATAGGTAGCCTGTTGGGTACATACACGTGATTTAAGCACATATTTAATGAGTAGCCGTCATTTTAATTTATCCGCCACATATTTTGAAGCAACTAACTGCTGCGATctgctgtatccctgtaacttCAATTGGTGCACATGTTCTCATCTGAATGTGAAGATATTAAGTACCAgcgaaatgtaaaaaaatacatctcaacaacaacaagaactgaGATAAATAactcgaagaaagaaaacgaaaaaaaaaacgcgaagaaaatgtaattgcagaggctgatgcaatgtgaagacgccacggcggctacaaacttcaaacggcgagagcggagagggagaggagagggcaAGAGTGGCAGATGGAAGTTGGAAGTTCAAACTTGGACACGTTTCAGTGCAGCAGGTCGGTTTTGTCTTCggttgccgtcgcaaggatggtgtatctcctgtgcagtatttgcgtgtgttttaGTGCGCTTTCTAAGACagtgcgatgacaatggttttttgtgtcgatttcccggaagagttttgacgctaagaagacgtaaacggcgtaggggaaagaacgcactgtgaaacgccaatcggactgcacgtcgcgaatgatCGCAGGTATGAAtcatgaccgtgatgttttgattactgtTAATTAGATAcatcattttagaaacttaggaggaacttgaagagaaacaggataagaaggtTCCGAACGTATGGTGAAGAGCAAgggggtgtatgtcgcgacctgcatggaaaacaggagtgtcatgtgtcatcttctctaagaaaatacaagatgtgaggtggccaaccaacgaaagctccctgtggtccatGAGTGCATcccacagtcaggcatatgccttgtctagacacagtgagtgatcagacttatactacgtagtatgcacatgtagagatgtattgattatttctttctgctcagtgtatgcttttagcagaataaacggtatttacttgagcaacatgtgcatttctacgcattatttcgGTCATGCCTTCGGAGGtgccagctgctaagtggctgGATCCCGGACGCGTATTTAGATCTGCTAAAGAGCAGAGCGCAGGGAGGAAAAGGGCGCTGCtgattggtggagagtgaggaggtagaCGCCGAACGGAGCGGCTCTGTTTCTCTGCCGGGCCTGTGTTGCTGTGCGGTGCGGGCGACCACCGGTCGCCTTGTATgctttgcttgcttgcttgctttggAAGCCCCATCAACACGAAATTAATTACACTGACACCTGTGGAGTGTGTATAGGAGCAGTATGCGGACGCCCATATAGTTTTACGTGCCGAATCGGTAGCGAATGGAATACGCAGAGTGAGGAAATGACATATGTCGTCGTGTACATCGCAGCGTGCCTTTGTTTACTTTTCTCGCCGTCCGTGAGGATCAGCTTCAAAGAACCTCGATAACTCTCAGAATATCACCAGCATCTGGTATTGATACAGGTGCACAGCAGACTTCATGACCAAAAGCTAATTTCGAGATATCTCGAAATTTCATGGCAAAGCATGCACCTCGTAACGTGAGTTAACGCAAGGGAAACCTGCTGCGATGGTACGCCTGGCCGCGATACGCGATTTGTGGCCTGCGCGAGGGACTGAGTATCTTCTTCCTTGTCTTTGAGGGGTTTGAATATTCTCCGTTCGGAGGTCGCACATAGCtaagaaggaaagagaaaagtACAGGCATGTCGAGGTGCTTTCCGCCTTTCGCGCACTGGCAAAAGCTTTGCTGGCATAAAAAAAGTTTTCGCTGTTTTAACTGAAATATTGTTACTTGCCTCAACTGAAGCAGTGTGAAGAACGGAATCGGCGTCTGTTGGGAATGGATTGACCATGAAACGTACCCTCTTTGCAGGTTGGCTGCCTCTTGATCAGGGgacaacatatatatatatatatagatatatttttaaagatACGCATTGATAACAAAGAGTGTATTTCTCATCACATTATATTGTAACCAAGTGCGTGGGTGGCTGGCTGAAGTGGGTGTACGCTTTACCACCTTCTCTAGGCTGTGCACCAAGGGATGACGATGACCTGTGTTATGTCTCCAGCGTAATCAATTTCGTGGCTGGCATTACCACTTGATGCCCTGGTTTCTAGGTATATGCAGTGACAATTACAGATTTGTGAGCAAGGATCAATAGGTCTGCCTCCTGGTGTTTTGCCTACTGATATCAATGATTCAACTACACACTAGTTGGCAGCAATCTCAATTAGATGCTGCTGCACCCACAATTTATGCTGCAGAGTGACAAGTAGCGAACACGTTGCAGACTGCTTGCTATAGTAAGAAGAAATCACTGCAATGTTGAAGACCGGCACTGGCTTGCTCTGGGGCCGTGTATCGTTAAGTATTCCCTTGTCACAAACCAATGGGCCCCGAGCACCACACTAATTCTGAACAGACCTTTAATGCGTGCAGGCCCTTACTTCGCTATTACTGGAAAGAAGATGGCATTGGCAGTAAGTAATGGTTTATCTTGTAAATTTGGCTGCAAAGTTGAGCACGAAAATTAAACTACGCCATCATCCCCAGCAAATATTCCACCCGATTTCCCAGGCTGGATTACTGGGCTGGTTCCTGGCCTCGGACGAGACAGGATCTGGCCCAGATTCATAGCGGACCATTCTGGAAATAGGATAGCTGAATTTAACTCCTTTCTACAAAGGGGGTGTGGGAGGCAATGAAATGAAGCACAGACTCAACTTCTGTCATTCCTGCTTTAGTGATTAGGGTTTGTTGCTTCGGTCATGACGTGGTAGGCTAGACAAGTCATCTGTACATAATATGGGATAACTAGGCTTTAACAAGGCCAGCAACAGTTATTTGGAGCGAGTCAAACGCAGGTGTGTCTTTGTCACCACCAGTGAAAGAGGAGCCTGTTCCAATATGTGGCGCCCCCATATATCTGTGCATCCGGAACAGCAGTGAACTTGGACAAGTCATGTTACAGTTCTGCAAACAAAGCTATCACAgcattaaagtgccactacacAGTCACGAAACCGATACTTAGTTTATGTCGTCAAATGAGAGAACGCAGGTCAGAGATTCCACACACAAATTATCACCACATTCAGTAAACTCAGTGAAATTTtcctgagtttttttttttaagttgttGCAATCGCGTCATCACAAAAGGCCCAGTTCTCGAAGACGTCATGTAGGAAGGGGCTTCGTATGCATCAAGTCTTCAGTGTCCTAGCAACGACACAAGCGTCCCTTTCACTGTCACTTGACGCCACGCTTGGTGGGTTGGAAAGAGATTTTGAAGACTTTTTTCATCTGGATAGTGCCTTGACACCTCCATATAATCTCTATTTCCAACCTAATACTGTAGGTACGTCAGACCTATACTGTACTTGCACGATTCCCTCGTGAACCGCCTAGGGCTGACAAAGGGGCCCGCATCTTGAACAGTATTTTCGTGTTCCAGAAGCACCTTCACCCACTGATCACACAGATTAGCTTCTCGTAGAATCCTCTGTGACATGTTTATCGAGCTTGACTTTCGACAGTATGTGCACTTGTAAGCTCCCAAAGCTTTACAGGGCTCCCAATGACCACAACAGAAAGCGATGAGCACAGATGACATCGTTGCCAACACAAGCAAGCAGCCCCGAATTCCTTAGACTCGAAAGTATGCCTGGAAGCCAGCTTTCTCCAGTAGCAATATGGCCAGGCAAAATCCCTTCAGCTTCCTGGCTCTCACCATGACGTCACACCTCCcaaaattaaaaagaagaaaTTACTTTTTCCGACTTCTGCATCAGGTAGAGACAAAATATTTAGTTGAGCATGTTGCAGCATGTTTAAGCTAATGGCCTTGGCCATGTGACTTTGCTGGTGGCACGTTTGCTTGTATGGCGAGTCCTATTTTGTGTAGTCTTTTCTGCCTTTTGGACGGGAGCTCGCTCGGGGGACGGCCTGCTGGTATGCGTCTTGATCCTCTTGTTACGCCAGTACGGCGCCTGGAAATGGCTGTAGGCTGCACACGAATGCGGCCACCCCTTCTTGTGCTACCTGCCACGACAGCACGTATCTTGAACAACAGCTCTGCTGCACCACCTTGTGTCGTAATACGCTGAAGCTGCTTGCCCGTCCTTTGAAACTTCTCTGACAACATTGGATCTATTGCAGCCAGGTCTATTAGGCGGTCCAGTTCTCTCCTGAAAGTCGCCAGGCCATCATTTTGCACCTGCAAAGATAGGAAGGAAAGCATACATGTCTGGAACCAGTGGCATGTTTACCCCCCTCCCCTTTCCATTCTCGATCTAGTTTATAAGTATAATACACACCTCCGCAATCTGGCTGTGTCCTGAGGTACATGGCTGTATGTCATCAGATAGGGTGTTGTCTCCTGTTCCGGGATCCAATGTGTGACCCTCGAAGAGGCCTGTGCTGTGAAGGTCTGTTTGGCTGTCGGTGTCATCCTCTGTGCCGCGGAACTCCGAGAAGAACCATGCTGGTGGACATTCCTCTCCCAGGGCCAGTTCTCCAAGTCTGTGGCGGTCTGCAGCAGTTAACACCGGAGCGTTCGGGAAGCTTCCGCCATACACCTTGTGCACGAGCGCCTGGTGCTTACAGAATGCGCCCTGGATGCCGCTGTAGCAAGTGCATGTACCCAGCTCAGCACACACCTCATATGTCCTCCCACTGCCAGCTTTGCCTGGAACACTGTAAATATTGTGCCCAAGTTGCACAACTGATGCTGCAGCCTCATCTGGAAGCCTTTGGAGCAGCTTGTCGTACAACAAGGTGTGGGATGCAACCCGGTTGTGGGCGTGTTTCAGTATCCGCACCTGAAAATACTTTTCCCACACTACTGCAACAAACTCTGCCAGTGCAACTGCATTGAACGCTTTCGTCCGGCAGAGGACTATATCCTTCAGTATGCGGATCGATGCCTCCGcaaagttgtttgtttgatgCCCTCGTGTCAAGACTCCTTCCCTGAACAGAGACACCCACTCCTCCTTCCTGCTGAGGAAGGCCACCACTCTGGAGGTGTACCTATCGTGGGAGAGCTGTCTCAGATTGGCAATTGCCACCTCCAGCTTGTCTGTACAATCTGCATAGAGGATCTGTAAAACAGATTGAATTACACTTATCATTAGCGGTTAAGTTCTAGACAGTTTTTTTGCCGAATGCTTCGGCGGTCACCATAATTATTGCTGCGCAGTGCCTCTCACGGTCGTAGTTGTTTCACATGGACATGAGATTAGCACAATTACCATAACTGCCACTTTTTCCGACCTGTAGCGCAAGGCCCCTTGCTTGTGGTGGTTCCCAGCACCCAAAGCTAGAGCATGCAAGCTTTAAGCTCACAGTGTCACTCGTTTTGCAGGTGTGAGAAATTTGACGGTAACCTATGTGAGCAGGGCGCATCGGCATGGAAGAGTCCATCACCATCGAAGTGTGCCTAGCACACTAATTTCTATGGTGAATGGAAGCATTAGGACGTCATTGTCACCATCTACATCACACCAACAGTTTGGTGCACTGCTCATAAGCTGGATGTGAAAATTAGGCAGTGTCATGCTAAGTTCACGTTTTCAACGGTGATCTCTGGCAGGCTGCTGCTGAATAAGGTGAGCCCTCTTACTATGTTAAATGTTGCTTTCTTGCTGGAAGACAGCACCAGGAGATCAGCATCAGCACCACCTCACGTGCAGCATGGAATGCATACCATGCTATTAATATGCTATCGTATAGTACACCTGGGGGAAGAATAGCAATTTTGCATAGGGGAAGCTGTGTGCTTTGTTCTGTTTCATAGGGATACTGACAATGATAGTTGTACTACTAATATTGAATAATAGGTATGTGCAAACTGTAACTTTTGTTTTCCAGTAGAATACGAACTAATAATGTCCAATGCGAATCAAATAGGTTTtgaatcgaatacgaattgTCAATACATACTTGTAAGATAATTTTTCTCATTTGGGTCACAATCATGAGACTCTGGAAATGCTTATGTACCATACCTATGTGACAAATAAAAGCAGAATATGAAATGCATAACTAGAGGTGTGTAACGAGTGTTCAAATTGGCACGTGTGCCATCTGTGCTTGGAAATTGCAGGCACACCCGCACTACCCGCAGTTACCCACAACTATTCTGAGGAGGTAATGGCAGCTCCATAACGGACATATTTCGTGAAATGCAATGTCAAGGCATTACCAACAGTGGGCTCATGACTAGACCTCAGATCTTTAGGTATATACCCATTTTTTCCATTGACAGTATATTGGCGCCTTTTCGATACTAGAGCACGATTTACGTGACAAGGAATGCCATAGTGATGATCTTCTTGTGCCTATAAAGGCACATTTCGACATTAGCGTCTATTTGGGCGTCTATGTCTTGAATATCGATGTTCTGTTGTAAAATGCCCAAATTGCACATATTGCTCACAGGAGGTCCTGTGAACGACAGAGCTGTGTAAAAACTGCAACATGTCTCATGTCTTACAGAAAAGTCTGAGAGTTTCATTTCTGAGATTTGAAACTGTGGCTTCAGTAACTGCTGTACCAGCTGGAACTGAGTCAGCCATGCCAAACTAGAGTCGACACGTCTGAAAACTGTGCTTGTAACGTGCTGTTCCTACAGCAACGCGTGATCAACGTGTCTCTTTATGGTGTAGCTGTTCAGTGAACGTTTCCTACCTGAGCCGTACAGTCTCAGTTTGCACGTTGCCTTTAGGTGAATAATGTTCAAGTCGAATGAAGTTGAATACAATTCAGAAAGTCTGCACTGGAAAAGCAAATAACTAGAACTTTTCTGCAGCCGTCAGGCCAAATGCTGACTAAACTCTGTTGAGCCTAAAATCGAGCTTTCATGCCTAAATCAGTGTGCTTGCATCTCAAAAATTGTCAATGAGCTAACAAATTAATACATGTAGAGGTATTCCTGTTTATATTAAGCCTGAGAAAGGACCGGTATTAACGATGTGCAGGTAATGCAGAGAATATTCAGTTACACAGAAAACAAACATGTACCTGACATATATCTGACACCTGGCACAGAACAAACACTCTCCACAAAAGAtagttttcccttttttttttctgaaccaATGCATGCCAGTTGTAAAGTGGGCTTTCTGCAGTACACACATGGGTTAGGTGGAGCCTACTTTCCAGGTAGAACAGCTGGCGGATCATTTGAATAATTTTCGAAGTTCGAATCGAACATATCATTATTTCAACGAATATTCAAATATTCGTATGTGTCTACAGTGGTATATACGGAGACGATCATAATGCAATTTTCTTTCTCATCAACCACTTCATTGAACTTTGCTGAAAGTGTGGTTTTCCAGAGAAGAAGGCAGTGCGTAGAGTACTTTTGCTATAGTGCCACACTGCTGTTAATTTCCTGTCTAGCTCTATTGCACAAGCATATCCAGTCTCGTTCAGTCTTGACAGAACGAAGCACTGCAGACTGGCAGCAGCAAGGAAAACTGCCAACATACCACATCCTGGATGAGGCACCGAGCATAATCCCACATGCCTTCCAGGGCCCGCCCACTTTGactgattggttgattgattgattgactttGTTTACCGCAGTGATGCACAATGGTACTTCCCATGTAAGGTACTGATGCCATGTTTACAACAAAGGGAATCACGTCTCACAAACCTGCTTGAAagacgacatcagcttctgcctGTCTTCCCGTGGCACCCCGTTCTTTGTGGATGTGAGCCACCTCCACTCCGCTTGCAAGACGTGGAAGTGACAGAGAAGCTGTGTTGCTTGGGGCCATACCATGCATAAAGCATCCTTCTCTGCTGACGAATTGTCAGTCATGAAGGCGTTCGGTGCCTAGCGGAAAGGCATGTTATGTCTTTTACTTCATGTTCACTTTTTGTTATCTGACTGAGGACTTATACCTAAGATCTTATCTGACAAATCAAAGTGAAGGACCATTGGCAATGAAATATGGAAAATTGAAAGATTGAGAGAAGCACCATATTCCAAGCACATCCATCAACAGTGACACCAAGTGCATTTGTAACTGCAACTACTCAGAATTCAGCAACAGGCACAGAAAACTTGATGAAACTGAGACGTAAAATTTGATAGGAGTGTCTGCTCTCCCCATCAGTTAGAGAGAAGCAAAGTGAAGGGGATGGATGTTACTGTCCGTGAAACTGATGTCTAAGAACCTTAGTTAGATTCATGTTTTATCCTGTGTGTGACAGTGCATTACCTCTTGACCACCAAAGCAGTGTGGGTATGCCCCCTTGAGTAGGCCGAATGCAATGTGGTAGCCTTCTGTGGTCTGGGAGTTGTGCAGGAGGACAGCAATGGGTATGGCCCCCGCATTGGTTGCAGCCAGTAGCAACGTGGCAGTAGTGTGCATCCCATCGCACGATGAGGTAGAGTCGATGAAGATGATCTCTCTTGATGTCATCAGTTGCTGTGTTCGTCTCATGATTGGAGTCACTATCAGAGCTGCCCACATGCTGCTGTCTGCAGACCTTGAGAGTGTCACGTCAGTGCCTATCAGGACGTGAATAAGATTAGATGGACAATCAGTAACTACGACTATAGAAACTTCTCATTTCAGTGCCAATATATTGGGACTGCGTTAGCCAGTATGACACAAAATGATGAAATATTTTCAACCTTGATATACAACCTCTAACCCGTCTCCCTCTGGGAGATTGCACCTTCTTTTGAACTATATGGTATGCTGCTGTGTATTGGCTGCCTAAAATTTCCCTGGAGATATGCAACTACAACGTTTTTATTACAACATGTTTCCCCAAGTTTGTTTGACCTCGGAGGAAAGCCTATACTTTTGCTGGCAGCACTATTTCAGTGAAAATTGCAAGAAAGAGGTTGATAAGAATAGACTGGATGAACAGAAAAACGCTTTGCAACTGAAGGTTTGCAGATACACACGAGAAGCGAAAAGCAGATGACAAAACACAGTCCAGCCTCAGCTTTGTACTGCACACTTCAAGGGTCTGCTAGTTAAAAGGTGATGCCGCGTGCTCTTCACCTTGTTCTTTGTAGAGTGGAATTTTCTCCTCCAGCTTGGATAGGGGGTCCACTACAGGACCAAAGTTTTCTGCGCGCCAAATGTTGTGCCAGTGGTACACAGTAGCAGGGATTGGGTTCAGTGCACCATTTGCCAACGCTGTGACACCACCTTCGATTAAGAGGTTGCTCTCATGAAGTTTGATGGCTTCAGCTGGTGTCATGCCATCATCAAAATACTTCAGAAATTTGGCCTTCGTTTCAGGCTCAAAACGAAGCAATCTTAGAGCATCAGCGCATTGTGTACTGTGGTTGTGGCCTGCTTCGATCTTTATAATTCCAGGCAGAGGGGGGTCTCCACGAAGATATGGGTCTCTCCTCTTGGTGTGCCTGTTCAGCTTCTTTACTTTTATGTCGACCCTTGCCTGACAGCCTGTTGAGAGACGCTGTGTGGTTTTATTTCGACTGTGGTGACGGCACCTCCAGACGGTATGAAACACCATCCTGCAGAGAAATTATTGTAGGCAGTTTGAATGAAAGCAAAAacacacacaggaaaaaaaaaaacactaaaaaCTAAAAATGCCCATGTAGGGGTTGTGTGAGGAAGGGTGTCCAAATATGTGGCGTCGGTATGCGAAAGTTTTCAAACATCTCGAAGTGAAAAAAGGGGCACAGTTGACTCAGAAATTGGTATGTACGTATTGGCGCAGCATTTCACGAAATTTCTCCGTGTTCGAAGTCGGCAGAAGCGTATGCAGCAGAGCTTATTCAGAAGAATTTGCTCCGCGCCTCGCCCATAGTTTAGGATTGCAGTGCTACAGCATCATATAGAGATATGTTGACACGGGAGTCTTTTCCGCTACGAGATTATCGCTGACAGGACAGTTCAGCATAACTTAATTCATTCAGAAAAAAAGAGGGTAGAGCTGCAAAACCCAGGAACAGATGAGGCATTGATAAAGGAAAGGAGAACACGAAAGACACTAAACGTCCATTTGATAGGGCGTTTGAACAATTGAGTTTCAGTTGCGGAAAAGCAGCTGTAAAGAACTGACTCACCTTTCGCAGTCCTGCACACTCCAGTCAACAATCCACGAAGTGTTTGTTTTGGCTCTGTATTGTCGCAACCATTCGGTGGCGTCGGCAGCAGTCATGAGATCAGCGCGAAGAACTTCGAGGTCTGAGGTTGATGCCTGTGTGTCTTTCACACAGGTGAAAGTCCTTTCGCCAGACATCTTCCGAAaatgtaccaaaccgctacacgATGTCTAACCGAAAGCACTGAAGC
This portion of the Ornithodoros turicata isolate Travis chromosome 3, ASM3712646v1, whole genome shotgun sequence genome encodes:
- the LOC135389633 gene encoding uncharacterized protein LOC135389633 yields the protein MTDNSSAEKDALCMVWPQATQLLCHFHVLQAEWRWLTSTKNGVPREDRQKLMSSFKQILYADCTDKLEVAIANLRQLSHDRYTSRVVAFLSRKEEWVSLFREGVLTRGHQTNNFAEASIRILKDIVLCRTKAFNAVALAEFVAVVWEKYFQVRILKHAHNRVASHTLLYDKLLQRLPDEAAASVVQLGHNIYSVPGKAGSGRTYEVCAELGTCTCYSGIQGAFCKHQALVHKVYGGSFPNAPVLTAADRHRLGELALGEECPPAWRQHPI